The proteins below are encoded in one region of Populus alba chromosome 2, ASM523922v2, whole genome shotgun sequence:
- the LOC118042294 gene encoding polygalacturonate 4-alpha-galacturonosyltransferase isoform X2 — protein MALKRGFSISGLNKNRRGGSRLPIVVVIFFCVLSPLIFFVGRGLYTTSSSTDQNLNAVGSGKQHLNWRERLALQHVKSIFSKEVIDVITSSTADLGPLSLDSFRKNNLSASWKVIGVDTSVEDNAASEPNQTATVVKQEAPKGKDDNISDDDSRSGDTPAKLARRQLREKRHEKRAAELLRQDDEAIARLESAAIERSKLVDGAVLGKYSIWRKEMDSENSDSTVRLMRDQLIMARVYLSIAKMKSKLDLLQELQTRIKESQRVLGDSLADSDLHPSAPEKIKAMGQVLSKAREQLYDCKLVTGKLRAMLQTADEQVRSLKKQSTFLSQLAAKTVPNGIHCLSMRLTIDYYLLPLEKRKFPRSENLENPNLYHYALFSDNVLAASVVVNSTIMNAKDSSKHVFHLVTDKLNFGAMNMWFLLNPPGKATIHVENVDEFKWLNSSYCPVLRQLESAAMKEYYFKANHPTSLSSGSSNLKYRNPKYLSMLNHLRFYLPEVYPKLDKILFLDDDIVVQKDLTKLWSVDLHGKVNGAVETCGESFHRFDKYLNFSNPHIARNFDPNACGWAYGMNIFDLKVWKKKDITGIYHKWQNMNEDRVLWKLGTLPPGLITFYNLTHPLEKTWHVLGLGYNPSIDRSEIESAAVVHYNGNMKPWLELAMTKYRPYWTKYIKYDHPYLRNCNLSE, from the exons ATGGCGTTGAAGCGGGGGTTTTCAATTTCCGGCTTGAACAAGAACCGACGTGGTGGATCTAGATTGCCGATTGTAGTCGTGATATTCTTCTGCGTTTTGTCTCCGTTGATTTTCTTTGTCGGTCGAGGGCTCTATACAACAAGCTCTTCTACTG ATCAAAATTTGAATGCAGTTGGGTCCGGTAAGCAG CATTTGAATTGGAGAGAACGGCTGGCCTTGCAACATGTGAAATCGATTTTCTCAAAAGAG GTCATTGATGTTATCACATCCAGCACAGCTGATTTGGGACCTTTGAGTCTtgattcttttagaaaaaacaatttgtctGCCTCGTGGAAAGTTATTGGTGTAGATACTTCAGTCGAGGATAATGCTGCTTCTGAG CCAAACCAAACAGCTACAGTGGTCAAGCAGGAAGCACCTAAGGGAAAAGACGACAACATTTCCG ATGATGATTCTCGATCTGGTGACACACCTGCAAAACTAGCTCGTAGG CAATTGAGGGAGAAACGACATGAAAAGCGTGCTGCGGAGTTATTGCGCCAAGATGATGAAGCGATTGCAAGGCTTGAAAGTGCCGCCATTGAACGCTCAAAATTAGTTGATGGTGCTGTTTTGGGCAAATACAGTATATGGAGGAAAGAAATGGATAGTGAGAACTCTGATTCAACAGTACGCTTAATGCGTGATCAGTTGATAATGGCAAGGGTGTATTTGAGCATTGCAAAGATGAAAAGCAAGCTTGACTTGCTGCAGGAACTTCAGACTCGGATCAAAGAGAGTCAGCGTGTCCTAGGAGATTCTTTGGCTGATTCTGATCTACATCCGAG TGCGCCTGAGAAGATAAAAGCTATGGGCCAAGTCCTGTCAAAAGCAAGAGAGCAATTGTATGACTGCAAGTTGGTCACTGGAAAGCTGAGAGCAATGCTTCAAACTGCAGATGAACAAGTTAGGAGCTTAAAAAAACAGAGCACATTCCTTAGTCAGTTGGCCGCCAAAACAGTTCCAAATGGAATCCATTGCTTGTCTATGCGCCTAACAATTGATTACTATCTCCTTCCTCTTGAGAAGAGAAAGTTTCCTAGAAGTGAGAATTTGGAAAATCCGAATCTTTACCATTACGCTCTCTTCTCTGACAATGTCTTGGCTGCATCAGTTGTTGTCAACTCAACCATCATGAATGCCAAG GATTCTTCCAAGCATGtctttcatcttgttactgatAAACTTAACTTTGGAGCGATGAATATGTGGTTTCTACTGAATCCTCCTGGAAAAGCTACTATCCATGTTGAAAATGTAGATGAATTCAAGTGGCTTAATTCCTCCTACTGCCCAGTTCTGCGTCAGCTTGAATCTGCTGCAATGAAAGAGTATTACTTCAAAGCAAACCATCCAACTTCTCTCTCATCTGGCTCTTCAAATCTGAAGTATCGGAACCCTAAGTATCTTTCAATGCTTAACCATTTGAGGTTCTATCTCCCAGAGGTCTATCCCAAGTTGGATAAGATCCTGTTTCTTGATGATGACATTGTTGTGCAGAAGGATTTAACCAAATTGTGGTCAGTGGATCTACATGGAAAAGTGAATGGTGCAGTGGAAACCTGTGGTGAAAGTTTTCACCGGTTTGACAAGTACCTTAACTTTTCAAATCCTCATATTGCCAGAAACTTTGATCCAAATGCTTGCGGGTGGGCATATGGGATGAATATTTTTGATCTTAAGGTGTGGAAAAAGAAGGATATTACAGGAATATACCACAAGTGGCAAAACATG aaTGAAGATAGGGTACTATGGAAGCTTGGGACGTTGCCTCCAGGGCTGattacattttataatttgacaCATCCTCTTGAGAAGACATGGCATGTGCTCGGATTGGGTTATAATCCAAGCATTGATAGGTCAGAAATTGAAAGTGCAGCTGTTGTCCACTATAACGGTAACATGAAGCCTTGGCTGGAGTTAGCAATGACTAAATATCGACCATATTGGACCAAGTACATCAAGTATGATCATCCATACCTTCGAAACTGCAACCTAAGCGAGTGA
- the LOC118042294 gene encoding polygalacturonate 4-alpha-galacturonosyltransferase isoform X1: MALKRGFSISGLNKNRRGGSRLPIVVVIFFCVLSPLIFFVGRGLYTTSSSTDQNLNAVGSGKQHLNWRERLALQHVKSIFSKEVIDVITSSTADLGPLSLDSFRKNNLSASWKVIGVDTSVEDNAASEPNQTATVVKQEAPKGKDDNISDDDSRSGDTPAKLARRFMQQLREKRHEKRAAELLRQDDEAIARLESAAIERSKLVDGAVLGKYSIWRKEMDSENSDSTVRLMRDQLIMARVYLSIAKMKSKLDLLQELQTRIKESQRVLGDSLADSDLHPSAPEKIKAMGQVLSKAREQLYDCKLVTGKLRAMLQTADEQVRSLKKQSTFLSQLAAKTVPNGIHCLSMRLTIDYYLLPLEKRKFPRSENLENPNLYHYALFSDNVLAASVVVNSTIMNAKDSSKHVFHLVTDKLNFGAMNMWFLLNPPGKATIHVENVDEFKWLNSSYCPVLRQLESAAMKEYYFKANHPTSLSSGSSNLKYRNPKYLSMLNHLRFYLPEVYPKLDKILFLDDDIVVQKDLTKLWSVDLHGKVNGAVETCGESFHRFDKYLNFSNPHIARNFDPNACGWAYGMNIFDLKVWKKKDITGIYHKWQNMNEDRVLWKLGTLPPGLITFYNLTHPLEKTWHVLGLGYNPSIDRSEIESAAVVHYNGNMKPWLELAMTKYRPYWTKYIKYDHPYLRNCNLSE, from the exons ATGGCGTTGAAGCGGGGGTTTTCAATTTCCGGCTTGAACAAGAACCGACGTGGTGGATCTAGATTGCCGATTGTAGTCGTGATATTCTTCTGCGTTTTGTCTCCGTTGATTTTCTTTGTCGGTCGAGGGCTCTATACAACAAGCTCTTCTACTG ATCAAAATTTGAATGCAGTTGGGTCCGGTAAGCAG CATTTGAATTGGAGAGAACGGCTGGCCTTGCAACATGTGAAATCGATTTTCTCAAAAGAG GTCATTGATGTTATCACATCCAGCACAGCTGATTTGGGACCTTTGAGTCTtgattcttttagaaaaaacaatttgtctGCCTCGTGGAAAGTTATTGGTGTAGATACTTCAGTCGAGGATAATGCTGCTTCTGAG CCAAACCAAACAGCTACAGTGGTCAAGCAGGAAGCACCTAAGGGAAAAGACGACAACATTTCCG ATGATGATTCTCGATCTGGTGACACACCTGCAAAACTAGCTCGTAGG TTTATGCAGCAATTGAGGGAGAAACGACATGAAAAGCGTGCTGCGGAGTTATTGCGCCAAGATGATGAAGCGATTGCAAGGCTTGAAAGTGCCGCCATTGAACGCTCAAAATTAGTTGATGGTGCTGTTTTGGGCAAATACAGTATATGGAGGAAAGAAATGGATAGTGAGAACTCTGATTCAACAGTACGCTTAATGCGTGATCAGTTGATAATGGCAAGGGTGTATTTGAGCATTGCAAAGATGAAAAGCAAGCTTGACTTGCTGCAGGAACTTCAGACTCGGATCAAAGAGAGTCAGCGTGTCCTAGGAGATTCTTTGGCTGATTCTGATCTACATCCGAG TGCGCCTGAGAAGATAAAAGCTATGGGCCAAGTCCTGTCAAAAGCAAGAGAGCAATTGTATGACTGCAAGTTGGTCACTGGAAAGCTGAGAGCAATGCTTCAAACTGCAGATGAACAAGTTAGGAGCTTAAAAAAACAGAGCACATTCCTTAGTCAGTTGGCCGCCAAAACAGTTCCAAATGGAATCCATTGCTTGTCTATGCGCCTAACAATTGATTACTATCTCCTTCCTCTTGAGAAGAGAAAGTTTCCTAGAAGTGAGAATTTGGAAAATCCGAATCTTTACCATTACGCTCTCTTCTCTGACAATGTCTTGGCTGCATCAGTTGTTGTCAACTCAACCATCATGAATGCCAAG GATTCTTCCAAGCATGtctttcatcttgttactgatAAACTTAACTTTGGAGCGATGAATATGTGGTTTCTACTGAATCCTCCTGGAAAAGCTACTATCCATGTTGAAAATGTAGATGAATTCAAGTGGCTTAATTCCTCCTACTGCCCAGTTCTGCGTCAGCTTGAATCTGCTGCAATGAAAGAGTATTACTTCAAAGCAAACCATCCAACTTCTCTCTCATCTGGCTCTTCAAATCTGAAGTATCGGAACCCTAAGTATCTTTCAATGCTTAACCATTTGAGGTTCTATCTCCCAGAGGTCTATCCCAAGTTGGATAAGATCCTGTTTCTTGATGATGACATTGTTGTGCAGAAGGATTTAACCAAATTGTGGTCAGTGGATCTACATGGAAAAGTGAATGGTGCAGTGGAAACCTGTGGTGAAAGTTTTCACCGGTTTGACAAGTACCTTAACTTTTCAAATCCTCATATTGCCAGAAACTTTGATCCAAATGCTTGCGGGTGGGCATATGGGATGAATATTTTTGATCTTAAGGTGTGGAAAAAGAAGGATATTACAGGAATATACCACAAGTGGCAAAACATG aaTGAAGATAGGGTACTATGGAAGCTTGGGACGTTGCCTCCAGGGCTGattacattttataatttgacaCATCCTCTTGAGAAGACATGGCATGTGCTCGGATTGGGTTATAATCCAAGCATTGATAGGTCAGAAATTGAAAGTGCAGCTGTTGTCCACTATAACGGTAACATGAAGCCTTGGCTGGAGTTAGCAATGACTAAATATCGACCATATTGGACCAAGTACATCAAGTATGATCATCCATACCTTCGAAACTGCAACCTAAGCGAGTGA
- the LOC118042295 gene encoding histone deacetylase complex subunit SAP18 — MAGMAEMQRRQGGRPFALTARAFPPPPPPPPPIDREKTCPLLLRVFTKIGDHHNNEDFAVRGKEPKDEVQIYTWKDATLRELTDLVKEVTPAARRRDARLSFAFVYPDKNGRFVVREVGKTNSHRNGKLDDNKALAQLGFQIGDYLDVAIF, encoded by the exons aTGGCGGGAATGGCAGAAATGCAGAGGAGACAAGGAGGTAGACCATTTGCTCTTACTGCAAGAgcttttcctcctcctcctcctcctcctcctcctattGATCGTGAGAAG aCATGTCCCCTATTGCTTCGGGTTTTCACTAAG ATTGGAGATCATCATAATAACGAGGATTTTGCAGTGAGAGGCAAGGAGCCGAAAGACGAGGTTCAAATTTATACGTGGAAGGATGCCACTCTTCGCGAGTTAACTGATCTG GTCAAAGAGGTGACTCCAGCAGCTAGGAGAAGAGATGCAAGACTGTCCTTTGCTTTTGTATATCCTGATAAAAATGGTCGTTTTGTAGTACGAGAG GTGGGCAAGACCAATTCTCATAGAAATGGGAAATTAGATGACAACAAAGCATTGGCTCAGCTTGGCTTCCAG ATTGGGGATTACTTGGATGTGGCAATTTTTTAG